A single region of the Camelus ferus isolate YT-003-E chromosome 2, BCGSAC_Cfer_1.0, whole genome shotgun sequence genome encodes:
- the TLR6 gene encoding toll-like receptor 6 isoform X2 → MWFHDWPGLFGQNLDAYQDVLKYSSNPLRDGHFNTMTKDKDSTVRSFHFVYIMTLIFVTIIQFSDESEFVVDMSKLGLTHVPKDLPPETKVLDLSQNNISELHLSDVSFLSGLKVLRLSRNRIQCLDVSIFKFNQDLEYLDLSHNRLQKVSCHPIMSLKHLDLSFNDFDALPICKEFGNLTQLNFLGLSATKFQQLDLLPIAHLHLSCILLDLEGYYVKENEKESLQILNTEELHLVFHPNNFFSVQVNISVNSLRCLQLTNIKLNDDNCQVLLKFLTELTRGPNLLNFTLNHIETTWKCLIRAFQFLWPKPIEYLNIYNLTIVESIDEEDFTYQKTTLKALKMEHVINRVFLFSQTALYTVFSEMNIMMLTISDTFFVHMLCPQVPSTFKFLNFTQNVFTDSVFQNCNTLARLETLILQKNKLKDLFKVGLMTKDMLSLEILDVSWNSLEYDRHDGNCIWVGSIVVLDLSSNILSDSVFRCLPPRVKVLDLHNNRIRSIPKDVTSLEALQELNVAFNFLVHLPGCGTFSSLSVLIIDYNSISNPSADFFQSCQKIRSLKAGNNPFQCTCELRDFIQGIGQVPSEVVEDWPDSYKCDYPESYKGTPLKDFHVSQLSCNTALLIVTIGVTGLLVAVTVTVLCIYLDLPWYLRMLCQWTQTRHRARNVPLAELQRTLQFHAFISYSEHDSAWVKNELVPCLEKEDIKICLHERNFVPGKSIVENIINCIEKSYKSIFVLSPNFVQSEWCHYELYFAHHNLFHEGSNNLILILLEPIPQNSIPGKYHKLRALMAQRTYLEWPKEKSKRGLFWANIRAAFNMKLTLITKNDDVPT, encoded by the exons ATGTGGTTTCATGATTGGCCAGGATTGTTTGGACAG AATTTGGATGCATATCAAGATGTTCTGAAGTACAGCAGCAACCCTTTGAGGGATGGCCACTTCAACACCATGACCAAAGACAAAGACTCTACTGTCAGaagctttcattttgtttacatcATGACTTTAATATTTGTAACCATAATCCAGTTCTCTGATGAAAGCGAATTTGTGGTAGACATGTCAAAACTAGGCCTTACTCATGTTCCAAAAGACCTGCCACCAGAAACCAAAGTCTTAGATTTGTCTCAAAACAACATATCAGAGCTTCACCTCTCTGACGTCAGCTTTCTCTCAGGGCTGAAAGTTTTGAGACTTTCTCGTAATAGAATTCAGTGCCTTGATGTTAGTATTTTCAAGTTCAACCAGGATTTGGAATATTTGGATTTATCTCACAATCGCTTGCAGAAGGTGTCCTGCCATCCCATCATGAGTCTCAAGCATTTAGACCTCTCATTCAATGACTTTGATGCCCTGCCCATCTGCAAGGAATTTGGCAACTTGACTCAACTGAATTTCTTGGGATTAAGTGCTACGAAGTTCCAACAATTAGATCTACTGCCAATTGCTCACTTGCATCTAAGTTGCATCCTTCTGGACTTGGAAGGTTATTatgtgaaagaaaatgagaaagaaagtcTTCAAATTCTGAATACAGAGGAACTTCACCTTGTTTTTCACCCAAATAACTTCTTCTCTGTCCAAGTGAACATATCAGTTAATAGTTTAAGGTGCTTACAACTGACTAATATTAAATTGAATGATGACAACTGTCaagttttacttaaatttttgaCAGAACTCACTAGAGGGCCAAACTTACTGAACTTTACCCTCAACCACATAGAAACAACTTGGAAATGTTTGATTAGagcttttcaattcctttggcCCAAACCAATAGAATATCTCAATATTTACAATTTGACAATAGTTGAAAGCATTGATGAAGAAGACTTTACTTATCAAAAAACAACATTGAAAGCATTGAAAATGGAACATGTTATAaacagagtttttcttttttcacagacAGCATTATACACAGTGTTTTCTGAGATGAACATTATGATGTTAACCATATCAGACACATTTTTTGTACATATGCTTTGTCCGCAAGTACCAAgcacatttaagtttttaaactttactcAGAATGTTTTCACAGatagtgtttttcaaaattgCAACACTTTAGCTAGATTGGAGACACTTATcttacaaaagaataaattaaaagacCTTTTCAAAGTAGGTCTCATGACTAAGGATATGCTATCTTTGGAAATACTGGATGTTAGCTGGAATTCTTTGGAATATGATAGACATGATGGAAACTGCATTTGGGTTGGGAGTATAGTGGTGTTAGATTTGTCTTCAAATATACTTTCTGACTCTGTTTTCAGATGTTTACCTCCCAGGGTCAAGGTTCTTGATCTTCACAATAACAGAATAAGGAGCATCCCTAAAGATGTCACCAGTCTAGAAGCTTTGCAAGAGCTCAatgttgctttcaattttttagtCCACCTTCCTGGATGTGGTACCTTTAGCAGCCTTTCTGTACTGATcattgactataattcaatttccAACCCATCAGCTGATTTCTTCCAGAGCTGCCAGAAGATTAGGTCCCTAAAAGCAGGGAACAATCCATTCCAATGTACATGTGAGCTAAGAGACTTTATCCAGGGTATAGGCCAAGTACCAAGTGAAGTGGTAGAGGACTGGCCTGATTCTTATAAGTGTGACTATCCAGAAAGCTATAAGGGAACCCCACTAAAGGACTTCCACGTATCTCAATTATCCTGCAACACAGCTCTGCTGATTGTCACCATTGGGGTCACTGGGCTGCTGGTGGCTGTTACCGTGACCGTCCTCTGTATCTACTTGGATCTTCCCTGGTATCTCAGGATGCTGTGTCAGTGGACCCAGACCCGGCACAGGGCTAGGAATGTACCCTTAGCAGAACTCCAAAGAACTCTCCAGTTCCATGCTTTTATTTCATACAGTGAACATGATTCTGCCTGGGTGAAGAATGAACTGGTACCTTGcctagaaaaagaagatataaagattTGTCTTCATGAGAGGAATTTTGTTCCCGGCAAGAGCATCGTGGAAAATATCATAAACTGTATTGAGAAAAGTTACAAGTCCATCTTTGTTTTGTCTCCCAACTTTGTTCAGAGTGAGTGGTGCCATTATGAACTCTACTTCGCCCACCACAACCTCTTCCATGAAGGATCCAATAACTTAATCCTGATCTTGCTAGAACCCATTCCACAGAACAGCATTCCTGGCAAGTATCACAAGCTGAGGGCTCTCATGGCACAGCGGACTTACTTAGAATGGCCCAAGGAGAAGAGCAAACGTGGACTTTTTTGGGCTAATATTAGAGCTGCTTTTAATATGAAATTAACACTGATCACCAAAAATGATGATGTACcaacttaa
- the TLR6 gene encoding toll-like receptor 6 isoform X1: MTKDKDSTVRSFHFVYIMTLIFVTIIQFSDESEFVVDMSKLGLTHVPKDLPPETKVLDLSQNNISELHLSDVSFLSGLKVLRLSRNRIQCLDVSIFKFNQDLEYLDLSHNRLQKVSCHPIMSLKHLDLSFNDFDALPICKEFGNLTQLNFLGLSATKFQQLDLLPIAHLHLSCILLDLEGYYVKENEKESLQILNTEELHLVFHPNNFFSVQVNISVNSLRCLQLTNIKLNDDNCQVLLKFLTELTRGPNLLNFTLNHIETTWKCLIRAFQFLWPKPIEYLNIYNLTIVESIDEEDFTYQKTTLKALKMEHVINRVFLFSQTALYTVFSEMNIMMLTISDTFFVHMLCPQVPSTFKFLNFTQNVFTDSVFQNCNTLARLETLILQKNKLKDLFKVGLMTKDMLSLEILDVSWNSLEYDRHDGNCIWVGSIVVLDLSSNILSDSVFRCLPPRVKVLDLHNNRIRSIPKDVTSLEALQELNVAFNFLVHLPGCGTFSSLSVLIIDYNSISNPSADFFQSCQKIRSLKAGNNPFQCTCELRDFIQGIGQVPSEVVEDWPDSYKCDYPESYKGTPLKDFHVSQLSCNTALLIVTIGVTGLLVAVTVTVLCIYLDLPWYLRMLCQWTQTRHRARNVPLAELQRTLQFHAFISYSEHDSAWVKNELVPCLEKEDIKICLHERNFVPGKSIVENIINCIEKSYKSIFVLSPNFVQSEWCHYELYFAHHNLFHEGSNNLILILLEPIPQNSIPGKYHKLRALMAQRTYLEWPKEKSKRGLFWANIRAAFNMKLTLITKNDDVPT; the protein is encoded by the coding sequence ATGACCAAAGACAAAGACTCTACTGTCAGaagctttcattttgtttacatcATGACTTTAATATTTGTAACCATAATCCAGTTCTCTGATGAAAGCGAATTTGTGGTAGACATGTCAAAACTAGGCCTTACTCATGTTCCAAAAGACCTGCCACCAGAAACCAAAGTCTTAGATTTGTCTCAAAACAACATATCAGAGCTTCACCTCTCTGACGTCAGCTTTCTCTCAGGGCTGAAAGTTTTGAGACTTTCTCGTAATAGAATTCAGTGCCTTGATGTTAGTATTTTCAAGTTCAACCAGGATTTGGAATATTTGGATTTATCTCACAATCGCTTGCAGAAGGTGTCCTGCCATCCCATCATGAGTCTCAAGCATTTAGACCTCTCATTCAATGACTTTGATGCCCTGCCCATCTGCAAGGAATTTGGCAACTTGACTCAACTGAATTTCTTGGGATTAAGTGCTACGAAGTTCCAACAATTAGATCTACTGCCAATTGCTCACTTGCATCTAAGTTGCATCCTTCTGGACTTGGAAGGTTATTatgtgaaagaaaatgagaaagaaagtcTTCAAATTCTGAATACAGAGGAACTTCACCTTGTTTTTCACCCAAATAACTTCTTCTCTGTCCAAGTGAACATATCAGTTAATAGTTTAAGGTGCTTACAACTGACTAATATTAAATTGAATGATGACAACTGTCaagttttacttaaatttttgaCAGAACTCACTAGAGGGCCAAACTTACTGAACTTTACCCTCAACCACATAGAAACAACTTGGAAATGTTTGATTAGagcttttcaattcctttggcCCAAACCAATAGAATATCTCAATATTTACAATTTGACAATAGTTGAAAGCATTGATGAAGAAGACTTTACTTATCAAAAAACAACATTGAAAGCATTGAAAATGGAACATGTTATAaacagagtttttcttttttcacagacAGCATTATACACAGTGTTTTCTGAGATGAACATTATGATGTTAACCATATCAGACACATTTTTTGTACATATGCTTTGTCCGCAAGTACCAAgcacatttaagtttttaaactttactcAGAATGTTTTCACAGatagtgtttttcaaaattgCAACACTTTAGCTAGATTGGAGACACTTATcttacaaaagaataaattaaaagacCTTTTCAAAGTAGGTCTCATGACTAAGGATATGCTATCTTTGGAAATACTGGATGTTAGCTGGAATTCTTTGGAATATGATAGACATGATGGAAACTGCATTTGGGTTGGGAGTATAGTGGTGTTAGATTTGTCTTCAAATATACTTTCTGACTCTGTTTTCAGATGTTTACCTCCCAGGGTCAAGGTTCTTGATCTTCACAATAACAGAATAAGGAGCATCCCTAAAGATGTCACCAGTCTAGAAGCTTTGCAAGAGCTCAatgttgctttcaattttttagtCCACCTTCCTGGATGTGGTACCTTTAGCAGCCTTTCTGTACTGATcattgactataattcaatttccAACCCATCAGCTGATTTCTTCCAGAGCTGCCAGAAGATTAGGTCCCTAAAAGCAGGGAACAATCCATTCCAATGTACATGTGAGCTAAGAGACTTTATCCAGGGTATAGGCCAAGTACCAAGTGAAGTGGTAGAGGACTGGCCTGATTCTTATAAGTGTGACTATCCAGAAAGCTATAAGGGAACCCCACTAAAGGACTTCCACGTATCTCAATTATCCTGCAACACAGCTCTGCTGATTGTCACCATTGGGGTCACTGGGCTGCTGGTGGCTGTTACCGTGACCGTCCTCTGTATCTACTTGGATCTTCCCTGGTATCTCAGGATGCTGTGTCAGTGGACCCAGACCCGGCACAGGGCTAGGAATGTACCCTTAGCAGAACTCCAAAGAACTCTCCAGTTCCATGCTTTTATTTCATACAGTGAACATGATTCTGCCTGGGTGAAGAATGAACTGGTACCTTGcctagaaaaagaagatataaagattTGTCTTCATGAGAGGAATTTTGTTCCCGGCAAGAGCATCGTGGAAAATATCATAAACTGTATTGAGAAAAGTTACAAGTCCATCTTTGTTTTGTCTCCCAACTTTGTTCAGAGTGAGTGGTGCCATTATGAACTCTACTTCGCCCACCACAACCTCTTCCATGAAGGATCCAATAACTTAATCCTGATCTTGCTAGAACCCATTCCACAGAACAGCATTCCTGGCAAGTATCACAAGCTGAGGGCTCTCATGGCACAGCGGACTTACTTAGAATGGCCCAAGGAGAAGAGCAAACGTGGACTTTTTTGGGCTAATATTAGAGCTGCTTTTAATATGAAATTAACACTGATCACCAAAAATGATGATGTACcaacttaa